From one Pseudomonas sp. B21-048 genomic stretch:
- the recD gene encoding exodeoxyribonuclease V subunit alpha, translating into MSRTFADLLPTPLAAESLADLAPLSRADDLLLLLTRWVERGWLRALDKAFVAFLHELAPDDDPLVLLAAALTSHQLGHGHVCLDLFETLKEPDFALSLPPEGDLQGGAMLLPSQLLEALEGAHWCKVLASSTLVALAVDGREAAQHRPLVLSGKRLYLRRYWAYERRIDNSLLQRLAAHETTPSDLPQRLTGLFGPARPDEVIDWQKLACALATRSAFSIVTGGPGTGKTTTVVRLLALLQAPAIEAGKPLRIRLAAPTGKAAARLTESISQQVQTLEVAETVREKIPSDVTTVHRLLGSRPGTRHFRHHAGNRLPLDVLVVDEASMIDLEMMANLLDALPAHARLVLLGDKDQLASVEAGAVLGDLCRDAEAGWYSPQTRQWLEAVSGENLRSSGLHEDINGAHPLAQQVVMLRHSRRFGEGSGIGQLARWVNQQQPEEARKLLAAGSHGDVFSLPLKGEQDRALERLLLEGHDEGPQGYRHYLSLLRSQRPSLGSSLDDPCWTDWARRVLQAFDAFQLLCAVRKGPWGVEGLNQRVTDALLKARLIDSDHQWYEGRPVLMTRNDYGLGLMNGDIGIALKLPEREGPDAGRQVLRVAFPRNDGQGGVRFVLPSRLNDVDTVYAMTVHKSQGSEFAHTALILPDALNPVLTKELIYTGITRAKHWFTLIEPRVGVFEDAVRRKVKRLSGLMLELEEGIEPGH; encoded by the coding sequence ATGAGTCGCACCTTCGCCGATTTGCTGCCCACGCCATTGGCGGCCGAAAGTCTGGCGGATCTGGCCCCCCTGAGCCGCGCAGATGACTTGTTGCTGCTGCTCACGCGCTGGGTCGAACGCGGTTGGCTGCGGGCGCTGGACAAGGCCTTCGTGGCCTTTCTCCACGAACTCGCCCCCGACGATGATCCACTGGTGCTGCTGGCCGCCGCGTTGACCAGTCACCAGTTGGGCCACGGCCATGTTTGCCTGGATCTGTTCGAAACGCTGAAAGAGCCGGACTTCGCTCTGTCGCTGCCGCCGGAAGGTGATCTGCAAGGTGGCGCGATGTTGCTGCCGTCGCAATTGCTTGAGGCGCTGGAGGGTGCTCATTGGTGCAAGGTCCTGGCGTCCAGCACTCTGGTGGCTCTGGCCGTCGACGGGCGTGAAGCCGCGCAGCACCGGCCGTTGGTGCTGTCGGGTAAACGCCTGTACTTGCGTCGCTACTGGGCTTACGAACGGCGTATCGATAACTCCCTGCTCCAGCGCCTGGCTGCACACGAAACAACACCGAGTGATTTGCCCCAACGCCTGACCGGCCTGTTCGGCCCAGCCAGGCCTGATGAAGTGATCGACTGGCAGAAGCTCGCTTGCGCCCTGGCTACCCGTAGCGCATTCAGCATCGTCACCGGCGGCCCGGGAACCGGTAAAACCACCACGGTCGTGCGCTTGCTCGCATTGCTCCAGGCGCCCGCGATCGAGGCCGGAAAACCGCTGCGCATTCGTCTCGCGGCACCCACTGGTAAAGCTGCCGCACGATTGACCGAGTCCATCAGCCAACAGGTTCAAACCCTGGAAGTTGCTGAAACAGTGAGGGAGAAGATCCCATCGGATGTGACCACCGTGCACCGTTTGCTCGGCAGTCGTCCCGGCACCCGGCATTTCCGGCACCACGCCGGCAATCGCTTGCCGCTGGATGTATTGGTGGTGGATGAAGCCTCAATGATTGACCTGGAAATGATGGCCAATCTGCTCGACGCATTGCCGGCCCATGCCCGTCTGGTGCTGCTCGGTGACAAGGATCAATTGGCGTCGGTAGAAGCCGGTGCCGTCCTGGGCGATCTGTGCCGCGATGCCGAAGCGGGTTGGTACAGCCCGCAGACACGCCAGTGGCTGGAGGCAGTCAGCGGTGAAAATCTCCGTAGCAGCGGTTTGCACGAAGACATCAACGGAGCGCATCCCCTGGCTCAGCAAGTCGTGATGCTGCGTCACTCTCGGCGCTTCGGTGAGGGCAGCGGCATTGGCCAGTTGGCCCGTTGGGTCAACCAGCAGCAACCGGAGGAAGCCCGCAAGTTATTGGCGGCTGGAAGCCATGGTGACGTATTTTCCCTACCCCTCAAAGGTGAGCAGGACCGGGCGCTGGAGCGGTTGTTGCTCGAAGGCCATGACGAGGGGCCGCAAGGTTATCGGCATTATCTGAGTCTTTTGCGCAGTCAGCGGCCATCGCTCGGCAGCTCACTCGACGATCCGTGCTGGACCGATTGGGCTCGCAGGGTGCTGCAAGCTTTCGACGCCTTCCAGCTATTGTGCGCGGTACGCAAAGGGCCTTGGGGGGTGGAAGGCTTGAATCAGCGAGTGACCGACGCGCTGCTCAAGGCTCGGCTGATCGACAGCGACCACCAGTGGTACGAAGGTCGACCCGTGCTGATGACTCGCAACGACTATGGCCTGGGTTTGATGAACGGCGATATTGGCATTGCCCTCAAGCTGCCGGAACGTGAGGGCCCTGATGCTGGACGGCAAGTACTGCGTGTTGCCTTCCCGCGCAACGATGGCCAAGGCGGTGTGCGCTTCGTCCTGCCAAGTCGGCTGAACGATGTCGACACCGTGTACGCCATGACCGTACACAAATCCCAGGGTTCGGAGTTTGCCCATACGGCGCTGATTCTGCCGGACGCCCTGAACCCTGTGCTCACCAAAGAACTGATCTATACCGGAATAACCCGGGCCAAACACTGGTTCACCCTGATTGAGCCTCGCGTCGGCGTATTCGAAGACGCTGTGCGACGCAAGGTCAAGCGTTTGAGCGGGCTGATGCTGGAGCTGGAAGAGGGGATTGAGCCGGGCCACTGA
- a CDS encoding YfiR family protein — protein MKVAVWATERVVGCKQVLLAGLLCLLTGVAFAQPETALSKADQRARSVTQVVLGILSYARWPVEPQQLRLCVVGPTEYTDDLVKGATQATGRPVTVRRLLADNPAIAGECDAVYIGKLTSDERSRLFASLTGRPVVSISEGGDQCTVGSLFCLRVGDEQVSFEVNLDSVARSGVRIHPSVLQLSRRKPAAP, from the coding sequence ATGAAGGTGGCTGTCTGGGCGACGGAGCGCGTTGTTGGCTGCAAGCAAGTGCTGCTTGCCGGCCTTCTCTGTTTGTTGACGGGAGTTGCCTTCGCTCAGCCGGAAACCGCCCTGAGCAAGGCCGACCAGCGTGCCAGATCGGTCACTCAGGTGGTGCTCGGGATCCTCAGTTATGCCCGGTGGCCTGTTGAGCCTCAACAGTTGCGTCTGTGTGTGGTCGGCCCTACCGAGTACACCGACGACCTGGTCAAGGGCGCCACCCAGGCCACTGGTCGGCCTGTCACCGTGCGACGGCTTTTGGCCGACAACCCGGCGATTGCCGGTGAGTGCGACGCGGTGTACATCGGCAAGCTGACCAGCGACGAACGTAGTCGATTATTCGCCTCGCTGACAGGACGCCCAGTGGTGAGCATCAGCGAAGGCGGCGATCAGTGCACCGTCGGCAGTCTGTTCTGTTTGCGGGTCGGCGATGAGCAAGTGTCCTTCGAGGTCAACCTCGACTCGGTCGCCCGCAGCGGTGTGCGCATTCATCCCAGTGTTCTGCAACTGTCGCGCCGCAAACCGGCGGCACCATGA
- a CDS encoding diguanylate cyclase domain-containing protein, whose amino-acid sequence MSLFKYRIRPTLGSVIGRGHLIVAVVGVAMASVSLTLLGVLALRVYADHNLHLIARSINYTVEAAVVFNDKVAATEALALIASTEEVADAQVMDEQGELLAHWQRAETGLLSDLEMQIARGILEKPISMPIVHQGQEIGSILLVGHGGSLMSFLLSGLVGIVLCTAVSAWVAVYLARRQLRGITGPLRSLAAVAHAARSERAFDQRVPPAEIAELDNLGNDFNALLDELESWQTHLQNENETLAHQASHDSLTGLPNRAFFEGRLMRALRNASKLDERVAVLFLDSDRFKEINDNFGHAAGDAVLIAVATRVRALLREEDLVARLGGDEFAVLLTPMHKTEDAERIANQIIASMEAPIPLPGSIQVLTSLSIGIAVYPDHGVTPGELLHAADAAMYQAKRLSRGAQQTAGAELPVAHVQTRS is encoded by the coding sequence ATGAGTCTATTCAAATATCGTATACGTCCGACCTTGGGGTCGGTTATCGGCCGTGGGCATTTGATCGTCGCCGTGGTGGGCGTGGCCATGGCCAGTGTTTCGTTGACCCTGCTGGGTGTTCTGGCCTTGCGGGTTTATGCCGATCACAACCTGCATCTGATCGCCCGTTCGATCAATTACACCGTGGAAGCTGCGGTGGTGTTCAACGATAAGGTCGCCGCCACTGAGGCGCTGGCGTTGATCGCGTCCACCGAAGAAGTGGCCGACGCACAGGTGATGGACGAGCAAGGCGAGTTACTTGCACATTGGCAACGAGCGGAAACGGGGCTGCTCTCCGATCTTGAAATGCAGATCGCCCGAGGGATTCTGGAAAAACCCATTAGCATGCCGATCGTCCATCAAGGTCAGGAAATCGGCAGTATCCTGCTGGTCGGGCACGGGGGCAGCCTGATGAGTTTTTTGCTCAGCGGTCTGGTGGGGATTGTCTTGTGTACCGCCGTAAGTGCCTGGGTTGCGGTCTATCTGGCGCGTCGGCAATTGCGGGGGATCACCGGGCCTTTGCGTAGCTTGGCTGCCGTGGCTCACGCCGCCCGCAGCGAGCGAGCCTTCGACCAGCGCGTGCCGCCCGCCGAGATTGCCGAACTCGACAATCTGGGCAACGACTTCAATGCCTTGCTCGATGAACTCGAATCCTGGCAGACGCACCTGCAAAACGAAAACGAAACCCTGGCCCACCAAGCCAGCCATGACAGCCTTACCGGACTGCCGAATCGAGCATTTTTCGAAGGTCGCCTGATGCGTGCCTTGCGCAATGCCAGCAAATTGGATGAGCGAGTGGCCGTGCTGTTTCTCGACAGTGACCGGTTCAAGGAGATCAACGATAACTTCGGCCACGCCGCCGGCGATGCGGTGCTGATCGCCGTGGCAACCCGGGTTCGTGCCCTGCTGCGTGAAGAGGATCTGGTTGCGCGTCTGGGCGGCGACGAGTTTGCCGTCCTGCTGACACCAATGCACAAGACCGAAGACGCCGAACGGATTGCCAACCAAATCATTGCCAGCATGGAAGCGCCAATCCCCTTGCCGGGCAGTATCCAGGTGTTGACTTCACTCAGTATTGGCATCGCCGTGTACCCCGATCATGGGGTCACACCGGGTGAGTTGCTCCATGCTGCTGACGCCGCGATGTACCAGGCCAAACGCCTTTCCCGAGGCGCGCAGCAAACGGCAGGGGCGGAGCTCCCTGTCGCCCATGTTCAAACCAGGAGCTAA
- a CDS encoding OmpA family protein produces MTLFLVLLALTGCQTAPQKGLTPAQIAVLKQQGFEMTDDGWAYGLSDKVLFSSDIEHLNPASTEIVERIGKALLSVEIERVRVDGHTDASGQESYNEQLSLRRAKSVGKVLATVGIKEQNIQLRGLGSSKPVASNDTVVGRTENRRVSIVVSAD; encoded by the coding sequence ATGACCCTCTTCCTGGTCTTGCTGGCATTGACCGGTTGCCAGACGGCACCGCAAAAAGGTCTGACCCCGGCGCAGATCGCCGTACTCAAGCAGCAAGGTTTCGAAATGACTGATGATGGTTGGGCCTATGGTCTGTCGGACAAAGTGCTGTTCAGCAGTGATATCGAGCATCTCAATCCTGCCAGTACAGAGATCGTCGAACGCATTGGCAAGGCGTTATTGAGTGTGGAAATCGAGCGGGTGAGGGTCGATGGCCATACCGATGCTTCGGGCCAAGAGTCCTATAACGAACAGCTTTCCCTACGTCGCGCAAAAAGCGTCGGCAAGGTTTTGGCCACAGTCGGCATAAAAGAACAAAACATCCAACTGCGCGGTCTGGGCAGCAGTAAGCCCGTCGCCTCCAACGACACCGTGGTTGGACGCACCGAGAACCGTCGGGTGTCGATCGTGGTGAGCGCGGATTAA
- a CDS encoding LysR family transcriptional regulator: MQKNITSLGSLNWDDLKFFLEVARTRKASTAAKRLAVDYTTVSRRISSLEASLGTLLFEKSRTSGFVLTAEGQRLLGYAESIESTLHMACEQVSGSGVALSGHVRMGCTEGFGSFFITPQLSHFVDAYPAISVDILPLPHFISLSKREADIVIALERPEHGPYVCCKLCDYKLQLYATQDYLNKHPPIRRPADLGKHQFISYVDDLAFSSELLYLANVLPGASANLRSTSVIAQFVAAQQGRSLAILPCFLAAQDPRLLPVLPQEITITRQFWMYCREDLRKLKRITLLWDYIRSVTEQNQGLLMGESREMLFAD, translated from the coding sequence ATGCAAAAAAACATCACATCTTTAGGCTCGTTGAACTGGGATGACCTCAAGTTTTTCCTCGAGGTGGCCCGCACCCGCAAGGCCAGCACCGCGGCCAAGCGCCTGGCGGTGGACTACACCACCGTGTCGCGACGCATCAGTTCGCTGGAAGCTTCGTTGGGCACGTTGCTGTTCGAAAAGTCCCGGACCAGCGGTTTCGTCCTGACTGCCGAAGGCCAGCGGCTGCTGGGTTATGCCGAGTCGATCGAAAGCACTCTGCACATGGCCTGCGAGCAGGTTTCGGGCTCCGGCGTGGCGTTGTCCGGGCATGTGCGCATGGGCTGCACTGAAGGGTTCGGCAGCTTTTTCATTACTCCGCAGCTGAGCCATTTTGTCGACGCCTACCCGGCGATCTCGGTGGACATCCTGCCGCTGCCGCACTTCATCAGCCTGTCCAAGCGCGAGGCAGACATCGTCATCGCGCTGGAGCGGCCGGAACACGGCCCGTATGTCTGCTGCAAACTCTGCGATTACAAATTGCAGCTGTACGCGACCCAGGATTATCTGAACAAGCACCCACCGATCCGCCGCCCGGCAGACTTGGGCAAGCATCAATTCATCAGTTATGTAGACGATCTGGCGTTCAGCTCGGAGCTGCTGTACCTGGCAAATGTGTTGCCCGGTGCCAGTGCCAATCTGCGCAGCACCAGCGTAATCGCGCAGTTCGTGGCGGCGCAGCAGGGACGGTCATTGGCGATTCTGCCGTGCTTCCTGGCAGCTCAGGACCCGCGATTGCTGCCGGTGTTGCCGCAAGAGATCACCATTACCCGGCAGTTCTGGATGTACTGCCGGGAGGACCTGCGCAAGCTCAAGCGGATCACGTTGTTGTGGGATTACATCCGTAGCGTCACCGAGCAGAATCAAGGGCTGTTGATGGGGGAAAGTCGGGAGATGTTGTTCGCCGATTAA
- a CDS encoding CoA-acylating methylmalonate-semialdehyde dehydrogenase, which translates to MNASLETTVQKVKLLIDGEWVESQTTEWHDIVNPATQQVLAKVPFATAAEVDAAISAAHRAFQTWKLTPIGARMRIMLKLQALIREHSKRIAVVLSNEQGKTIADAEGDIFRGLEVVEHACSIGSLQMGEFAENVAGGVDTYTLRQPIGVCAGITPFNFPAMIPLWMFPMAIACGNTFVLKPSEQDPMSTMLLVELAIEAGIPPGVLNVVHGGKDVVDALCTHKDIKAVSFVGSTAVGTHVYDLAGKHGKRVQSMMGAKNHAVVLPDANREQALNALVGAGFGAAGQRCMATSVVVLVGAAKQWLPDLKALAQKLKVNAGSEPGTDVGPVISKRAKARILDLIESGIKEGAKLELDGRDISVPGYEQGNFVGPTLFSGVTPEMQIYTQEIFGPVLVVLEVNTLDEAIALVNANPFGNGTGLFTQSGAAARKFQTEIDVGQVGINIPIPVPVPFFSFTGSRGSKLGDLGPYGKQVVQFYTQTKTVTARWFDDDSVNDGVNTTIHLR; encoded by the coding sequence ATGAACGCATCGCTAGAAACCACCGTGCAAAAGGTCAAGTTGTTGATCGATGGCGAGTGGGTCGAATCCCAGACCACCGAATGGCACGACATCGTCAACCCGGCGACCCAGCAAGTGTTGGCCAAAGTCCCCTTCGCCACAGCCGCCGAAGTCGATGCTGCCATCAGCGCCGCCCATCGCGCCTTCCAGACTTGGAAGTTGACGCCGATCGGCGCGCGGATGCGCATCATGCTCAAGCTTCAGGCGCTGATTCGCGAACATTCCAAGCGTATTGCCGTGGTACTCAGCAACGAGCAGGGCAAAACCATTGCCGACGCTGAAGGCGATATCTTCCGTGGCCTGGAAGTGGTCGAACACGCCTGCTCCATTGGCAGCCTGCAAATGGGCGAGTTCGCCGAGAACGTCGCTGGCGGTGTCGACACCTACACCCTGCGCCAGCCGATCGGCGTTTGCGCCGGCATTACCCCGTTCAACTTCCCGGCGATGATTCCGCTGTGGATGTTCCCGATGGCCATCGCCTGCGGCAACACCTTCGTGCTCAAGCCATCCGAGCAGGATCCGATGTCGACCATGCTGTTGGTGGAACTGGCCATCGAAGCCGGCATTCCGCCGGGTGTGCTCAACGTCGTTCATGGCGGCAAGGATGTGGTGGATGCGCTTTGCACCCACAAGGATATCAAGGCTGTTTCGTTCGTCGGTTCGACCGCGGTCGGTACTCACGTCTACGACCTGGCTGGTAAACACGGCAAGCGCGTGCAATCGATGATGGGCGCCAAGAACCACGCTGTTGTGCTGCCCGATGCCAACCGCGAGCAAGCCCTCAATGCCCTGGTCGGCGCCGGTTTCGGTGCGGCGGGACAACGTTGCATGGCCACCTCGGTGGTGGTGCTGGTGGGCGCGGCCAAGCAATGGCTGCCAGACCTGAAAGCGCTGGCGCAGAAACTAAAGGTCAATGCCGGCAGCGAGCCGGGCACTGATGTTGGCCCGGTGATTTCCAAACGAGCCAAGGCGCGGATTCTTGATCTGATCGAAAGCGGCATCAAGGAAGGCGCCAAGCTGGAACTGGACGGTCGCGACATCAGCGTTCCGGGCTACGAGCAGGGCAACTTCGTCGGCCCGACCCTGTTCTCTGGCGTGACGCCCGAGATGCAGATCTACACCCAGGAAATCTTTGGCCCGGTGCTGGTGGTGCTGGAAGTTAATACCCTCGATGAGGCCATCGCTCTGGTCAACGCCAACCCATTTGGCAACGGCACGGGGTTGTTCACCCAGAGCGGTGCGGCGGCGCGTAAATTCCAGACGGAAATCGACGTTGGCCAGGTCGGCATCAACATCCCGATTCCGGTGCCGGTGCCGTTCTTCAGCTTCACCGGTTCCCGTGGTTCGAAGCTCGGCGACCTCGGTCCGTATGGCAAGCAAGTGGTGCAGTTCTACACTCAAACCAAGACCGTCACTGCGCGCTGGTTCGACGACGACAGCGTCAACGACGGTGTGAACACCACCATCCACTTGCGTTAA
- the mmsB gene encoding 3-hydroxyisobutyrate dehydrogenase, translating to MKIAFIGLGNMGAPMARNLIKAGHSLRLVDLNKAVLAELEQLGGSISASAREAAQDAELVITMLPAAVHVRSVWLGEDGVLAGIAKGVPAVDCSTIDPQTARDVAAAAAKQGVAMADAPVSGGTGGAAAGTLTFMVGATPELFATLQPVLAQMGRNIVHCGEVGTGQIAKICNNLLLAISMVGVSEAMALGDALGIDTTVLAGIINSSTGRCWSSEMYNPWPGIVETAPASRGYTGGFGAELMLKDLGLATEAARQAHQPVVLGAVAQQLYQAMSQRGEGGKDFSAIINSYRKPQ from the coding sequence ATGAAAATCGCTTTTATCGGTCTCGGCAACATGGGCGCGCCGATGGCGCGCAACCTGATCAAGGCCGGCCATTCACTGCGCCTGGTCGACCTGAACAAAGCTGTGCTGGCAGAGCTCGAGCAACTGGGCGGCAGCATCAGCGCTTCGGCACGTGAAGCGGCTCAAGATGCAGAGCTGGTGATCACCATGCTGCCCGCCGCTGTGCATGTGCGCAGCGTCTGGCTGGGCGAAGACGGCGTGCTGGCCGGGATCGCCAAGGGCGTGCCCGCAGTGGATTGCAGCACCATCGATCCGCAGACGGCGCGCGACGTTGCCGCAGCGGCTGCCAAACAAGGCGTGGCGATGGCCGATGCACCGGTCTCCGGCGGTACTGGCGGTGCAGCGGCCGGGACGCTGACTTTCATGGTCGGCGCCACGCCTGAATTGTTCGCGACCCTGCAACCGGTGCTGGCGCAGATGGGCCGTAACATCGTCCACTGTGGCGAAGTCGGCACCGGGCAAATCGCCAAAATCTGCAATAACCTGCTGCTGGCAATTTCCATGGTCGGCGTCAGCGAGGCCATGGCCTTGGGCGATGCGCTGGGGATCGACACGACGGTGCTGGCGGGGATCATCAACAGTTCCACCGGGCGTTGCTGGAGTTCGGAGATGTACAACCCGTGGCCGGGCATCGTCGAAACGGCGCCGGCCTCGCGCGGGTATACCGGCGGTTTCGGTGCCGAACTGATGCTCAAGGATCTGGGGCTGGCCACTGAGGCGGCACGTCAGGCGCACCAACCGGTGGTGCTCGGCGCGGTGGCGCAACAGTTGTATCAGGCGATGAGTCAGCGTGGGGAGGGTGGTAAGGACTTCTCGGCGATTATCAACAGCTATCGCAAGCCTCAATAA
- a CDS encoding cupin domain-containing protein, with protein MPAPITVLRDTHPLPVLDACKWEKLEGDPHTVNLNAYTSEDGSKIMGTWICTPGKWYVEYVKWEYCHFQEGYCIITPEGMAPTHLRAGDIFVIEPGMKGTWEVVETVRKYFVFA; from the coding sequence ATGCCCGCACCGATTACCGTCCTACGCGATACCCATCCGCTGCCCGTGCTCGATGCCTGCAAATGGGAAAAGCTGGAAGGCGACCCGCACACCGTCAACCTCAACGCGTACACCAGCGAAGATGGCAGCAAGATCATGGGCACCTGGATCTGCACGCCGGGCAAGTGGTATGTGGAATACGTGAAGTGGGAATACTGCCATTTCCAGGAAGGCTACTGCATCATCACCCCGGAAGGCATGGCGCCGACTCACCTGCGCGCCGGTGACATTTTCGTCATCGAACCAGGCATGAAAGGCACGTGGGAAGTGGTTGAGACCGTGCGTAAGTATTTCGTGTTTGCCTGA
- a CDS encoding CE1758 family FMN-dependent luciferase-like monooxygenase yields the protein MQFGIYTVGDVTQDPTNASTPSESQRILATLQIAQKAEDIGLDVFATGEHHNPPFITSSPTTLLAYIAAKTQRIILSTSTTLITTNDPVRLAEEYSLLQHLAGGRMDLMLGRGNTAPVYPWFGKSIVDGLPLAMENYRLLHRLWREEDINWSGRFRTALKNFTSIPRPLDDVPPFVWHGSIRTPEIAEQAAYYGDGFFASHILWPREHFIALVDFYRERFAHYGHGTSEQAIVGLGGHIFMRRNSQDARREFRPYFDNAPVYGHGPSLEEFMAMTPLSVGSPQEIIDKTLTFREHFGDYQRQLFLFDHGGIPLKTVLEQLDMFGKEVLPVLREETRKRRSPLAAEPPTHASRLARLRSMQTPPLEPRPGFKTTQHDSVTGR from the coding sequence ATGCAATTCGGGATCTACACCGTTGGCGACGTCACACAAGACCCGACCAACGCCAGTACCCCAAGTGAATCTCAGCGCATACTGGCCACCCTGCAAATCGCGCAAAAAGCCGAAGACATCGGCCTGGATGTGTTCGCCACAGGCGAACACCACAATCCGCCATTCATCACGTCCTCCCCCACCACGTTACTGGCGTACATCGCGGCAAAGACCCAGCGCATTATTTTGTCGACGTCCACCACCCTCATTACCACCAATGACCCGGTGCGATTGGCCGAGGAATACTCGTTGCTGCAACACCTTGCAGGCGGCCGCATGGACCTGATGCTTGGCCGGGGAAATACCGCACCGGTCTATCCCTGGTTTGGCAAGAGCATCGTCGATGGCCTGCCGCTGGCAATGGAAAACTATCGATTACTGCACAGGCTCTGGCGCGAAGAAGACATCAACTGGAGTGGTCGCTTTCGCACCGCCTTGAAGAACTTCACCTCCATCCCAAGACCGCTGGACGACGTGCCGCCCTTCGTCTGGCATGGCTCGATTCGTACCCCGGAAATCGCCGAACAAGCGGCGTATTACGGCGATGGTTTTTTTGCCAGCCACATCCTCTGGCCCCGTGAGCATTTCATCGCGCTGGTGGACTTTTACCGTGAACGGTTTGCGCACTACGGGCACGGCACGTCGGAACAGGCCATCGTCGGCCTGGGTGGGCATATTTTCATGCGCCGCAACTCTCAGGACGCGCGACGGGAATTCCGCCCTTACTTCGACAACGCCCCGGTCTACGGTCATGGCCCTTCCCTTGAAGAGTTCATGGCGATGACCCCGTTGTCCGTGGGTAGCCCTCAGGAAATCATCGACAAGACCCTGACGTTCCGCGAGCACTTCGGCGACTACCAGCGACAGCTTTTTCTCTTCGACCATGGCGGTATTCCTTTAAAAACCGTACTGGAACAACTCGACATGTTCGGCAAGGAAGTACTGCCGGTATTGCGCGAAGAGACCCGCAAGCGTCGTTCCCCGTTAGCCGCCGAGCCACCAACCCACGCCAGTCGCCTGGCACGTTTGCGTTCGATGCAAACGCCGCCGCTTGAACCGCGACCGGGCTTCAAGACTACGCAACATGACAGCGTCACCGGACGATAA
- a CDS encoding efflux RND transporter periplasmic adaptor subunit, whose translation MLARNKVKSRVFVLLVIVIGSAFGWRFWWPAPVSAEQRIPNTKVGLAQVKKQPYTYYLEAIGKLEAQRQVLVSAEVSGKVVDINFESGDQVTAGQDLLTLNDAPEQGELVRLRGEFESAKAQFARVQELAKTGAESRRAFDNARAQYDAAKGDMERMQAQIAQRHIRAPFAGTLGIRQAHLGQYLEAGGAVATLTDPGVLRVNFTLAERDGSRVQLGQTVQAKVDAWADMKFQGQIVAVDPQINQSHTINVQAVITDTKKLLRPGMYARVSVTLPQTTELVIPETAITYNAYGESVFSVYTDDLGVQKVKRESIKVGERRDGWAVVDKGLNEGVQVVTSGQLKLHDGVAVEGVPDTVGLNLTTGLEK comes from the coding sequence ATGCTTGCTCGAAATAAAGTTAAATCACGGGTGTTTGTTCTGCTGGTCATTGTTATTGGCAGTGCCTTCGGTTGGCGTTTCTGGTGGCCTGCGCCGGTTTCGGCCGAACAACGGATACCCAATACCAAGGTCGGTTTGGCGCAGGTCAAGAAGCAGCCCTACACCTATTACCTGGAAGCGATCGGCAAGCTTGAGGCTCAGCGCCAGGTGCTGGTGTCGGCCGAAGTCAGCGGCAAGGTCGTGGACATCAACTTTGAGTCCGGTGATCAAGTGACGGCGGGGCAGGATCTGCTCACGCTCAACGACGCGCCGGAGCAAGGTGAACTGGTTCGCCTGAGGGGCGAGTTCGAATCGGCCAAGGCGCAATTTGCCCGGGTGCAGGAACTGGCGAAAACCGGTGCCGAAAGCCGTCGGGCCTTCGACAATGCCCGTGCCCAATATGACGCGGCGAAAGGCGACATGGAGCGCATGCAGGCGCAGATCGCCCAGCGTCATATCCGTGCGCCGTTCGCGGGCACCCTCGGGATTCGTCAGGCGCATCTGGGTCAGTACCTGGAGGCCGGTGGCGCTGTCGCGACCCTGACCGACCCCGGTGTGCTGCGGGTCAACTTTACCCTGGCCGAGCGCGATGGCTCCCGCGTACAGCTCGGCCAGACCGTGCAGGCGAAAGTCGATGCCTGGGCGGATATGAAGTTTCAGGGACAGATCGTGGCGGTCGATCCACAGATCAATCAGTCCCACACCATCAACGTCCAGGCCGTGATCACTGACACGAAAAAACTGCTGCGCCCAGGTATGTATGCCCGAGTCTCGGTTACGTTGCCGCAGACTACCGAGCTGGTGATTCCGGAAACGGCCATCACCTACAACGCCTACGGCGAAAGCGTTTTCTCCGTGTACACCGATGACTTGGGGGTGCAGAAGGTCAAGCGCGAGAGCATCAAGGTCGGTGAGCGCCGCGATGGCTGGGCGGTTGTCGACAAAGGTTTGAACGAGGGCGTGCAGGTGGTGACTTCCGGGCAGTTGAAACTCCATGACGGAGTGGCTGTGGAAGGGGTGCCGGACACGGTTGGCCTTAACCTCACCACTGGGTTGGAAAAATGA